Proteins encoded in a region of the Podarcis muralis chromosome 2, rPodMur119.hap1.1, whole genome shotgun sequence genome:
- the LOC144326787 gene encoding vomeronasal type-2 receptor 26-like, which produces MNGKGGTRYWLPLSFFFAIQEINQNPRLLPNITLGYNIHETFFHGRITYEALVDLVSSRKANVPNYNCGGQNNLIAVLEGADSDSENSIQISSMLSIYKMPQVSYAFGSHVLNDKRQFPFFYRTVPKEEAVYPPIVKLLHHFRWTFIGLIAPDTENGETFMKTLTPMFVESGICVAISLSFPQHNTYRMRSKVPPSEKWRQVQVFLYYVESTYFWKGMQVAKMIFDKLVKPTVGKVLITTSMWDLSVDLIELINSGLDFQHFHSILSFSIGANKWAKYDDIDAFFFAIKQFWEEAFTCSYKEHTLSVKSWTRCREREELEMLPQDHLERLLSLNSYRIYNTVQAVARSLNAAYSSRSKWRLKDSLEVQRLQPWQLHSFLGDAQFYNSSIDGVYLDENGELAADLDIVNWVVFPNKSLLRERIGSMKGQRSLALKCNIDQNATVCPRWRNQPLPTSRCVESCQPGFFKVVQEGMLLCCYDCVPCAEGTMATQEDAEHCTRCPEDQHPNKARDHCFYKIITFLDYEEPLGIFLASFALFLSLTTCVVLGIFIIFRETPIVKANNRNLSYSLLISLLLSILSSLLFIGRPRKVTCLLRQMAFSIIFSVAISSVLAKTITVVLAFLATKPGNTMRRWLGKSLANSIVISCSIVQVAICTIWLGISPPFPESDMHSQAREIILQCNEGSIAMFYGVLGYMGFLASICFTVAFLARKLPGAFNEAKLITFSMLVFCSVWISFVPSYLSTKGKYMVSVQIFSILASSAGLLGCIFFPKCYIIVLRPDLNTKEHLTTKSGS; this is translated from the exons CAAAGGAGGAACAAGGTACTGGCTGCCCCTGTCCTTCTTCTTTgccattcaagagatcaaccagaaTCCCAGGCTCTTGCCCAACATCACTCTGGGCTACAATATCCATGAGACCTTTTTTCATGGAAGGATAACATATGAAGCTTTGGTAGACCTGGTCTCTTCTAGAAAGGCAAATGTTCCAAACTACAACTGTGGAGGACAGAATAACTTGATTGCTGTTCTGGAAGGGGCTGACTCTGACTCTGAGAACTCCATCCAGATTTCCAGCATGTTGAGCATCTATAAAATGCCACAG GTCAGCTATGCTTTTGGCTCACATGTTCTAAATGACAAGAGACAGTTCCCCTTTTTCTATCGGACGGTCCCCAAAGAAGAGGCTGTTTACCCACCGATTGTCAAGCTGCTCCATCACTTCAGATGGACATTCATTGGTCTCATTGCTCCAGACACTGAAAACGGAGAGACATTCATGAAGACATTGACACCTATGTTTGTAGAGAGTGGCATTTGTGTTGCTATCTCATTAAGCTTTCCACAACATAATACATACCGTATGAGGTCCAAAGTTCCTCCATCAGAAAAGTGGCGACAAGTCCAAGTATTCTTATATTACGTAGAATCTACTTACTTCTGGAAGGGAATGCAAGTTGCTAAAATGATATTTGACAAGCTGGTCAAACCCACTGTGGGGAAAGTCTTGATCACAACATCGATGTGGGATTTGAGTGTAGACTTAATTGAGTTAATCAACAGTGGTTTAGATTTCCAGCATTTCCACagtattctttctttctctattgGGGCAAATAAATGGGCCAAATATGATGATATTGATGCCTTTTTCTTTGCAATTAAGCAGTTTTGGGAGGAAGCTTTCACTTGTTCCTATAAAGAGCATACATTGTCAGTGAAAAGCTGGACAAgatgcagagaaagagaggaactGGAGATGCTGCCCCAAGACCATCTGGAAAGACTCTTATCTCTAAACAGCTACAGGATTTACAACACTGTCCAAGCTGTGGCACGTTCCTTAAATGCTGCATATTCCTCCAGATCAAAGTGGAGGTTGAAGGACAGTCTGGAAGTTcaaaggctacagccatggcag CTCCACTCTTTCCTGGGAGACGCCCAATTTTACAATTCTTCTATAGACGGAGTGTATTTGGATGAGAATGGGGAACTGGCAGCTGACTTGGACATTGTGAACTGGGTGGTGTTTCCCAATAAGTCCCTCCTTAGAGAGAGGATTGGGAGCATGAAAGGACAGAGATCCCTGGCCCTGAAGTGCAACATCGACCAGAATGCCACTGTGTGCCCCAGATGGCGCAACCAG CCCCTGCCTACTTCCAGGTGTGTGGAAAGTTGCCAGCCTGGATTCTTCAAGGTAGTTCAGGAAGGAATGCTGCTCTGCTGCTATGACTGCGTTCCCTGTGCGGAAGGAACAATGGCcactcaggaag ATGCAGAGCATTGCACCAGGTGTCCAGAAGATCAGCATCCAAACAAAGCCAGAGATCACTGTTTCTACAAGATCATCACCTTCCTGgattatgaagaacctttggggatcTTCCTAGCTTCCTTTGCCCTATTCTTATCCCTAACCACATGTGTTGTGTTAGGAATATTCATTATATTCcgagaaactcccatagtcaaagccaacaaccggaacCTCTCCTATagcctcctcatctccctcctgctttccattTTGTCCTCTTTGCTCTTTATTGGAAGGCCAAGgaaagtgacctgccttctccgacaaatggccttcagcatcatcttctcagttgccatCTCctctgtgttggcaaaaaccatcactgtggtgctggccttcctggccacaaagccaggaaacacgatgaggagatggctggggaagagtctggccaactccattgtcatttcctgttccattgTCCAAGTTgccatctgcaccatctggctgggaatctctcccccattcccagagtctGACATGCATTCCCAGGCcagagagatcatcctgcaatgcaatgaagggtctattgccatgttttatggtgtccttggctacatgggcttcctggcctccATTtgcttcactgtggctttcctagctaggaagctgcctggggcctttaatgaagccaagctgatcaccttcagcatgctggtcttctgcagcgtttggatCTCCTTTGTGCCCTCCTATctgagcacaaaggggaaatacatggtgtccgtgcagatcttctccatcttggcttccagtgctgggcttctgggctgcatcttctttcccaagtgctacatcaTTGTActcaggcctgatctgaacacaaaggagcatctGACAACAAAATCTGGTTCTTAA